A DNA window from Cobetia marina contains the following coding sequences:
- a CDS encoding IclR family transcriptional regulator — protein MNHEKTKAPAVDHSVMILDLLAAASYPLTLSEICESTGISPATGHRVINSLLHHQLVAHDPGRKKSYCIGSRIFQISSTIYNKQSLIPVFYPIAEILKNEIHRSIFLCIPIGDQVVVISKVDASGSGSYNLYIGKTMTQHACAAGKAILAMRPESSRQLYLEAATRITPELAERRDEMDAELERAQRLGYAVSSGDAEGQLSCIAAPVLNMRNEPIAAISAVISQDWLNPQQARAYSKHLVQAARQLSSRII, from the coding sequence ATGAATCACGAGAAGACCAAAGCCCCTGCCGTCGACCACAGTGTCATGATTCTGGATCTGCTTGCGGCAGCCTCCTACCCGCTGACGCTCTCGGAAATCTGTGAGTCCACCGGCATCTCGCCCGCTACCGGTCACCGCGTGATCAATTCCCTGCTGCACCATCAGCTGGTCGCTCACGATCCCGGTCGCAAGAAGTCCTATTGCATCGGCTCGCGCATCTTCCAGATCTCCTCGACGATCTACAACAAGCAGAGCCTGATCCCGGTCTTCTACCCCATCGCGGAGATTCTCAAGAACGAGATTCACCGCTCGATCTTCCTGTGCATCCCCATCGGGGACCAGGTGGTGGTGATCTCGAAGGTCGATGCCTCCGGCAGTGGCAGCTACAACCTCTATATCGGCAAGACCATGACCCAGCACGCCTGCGCCGCCGGCAAGGCGATTCTTGCCATGCGCCCCGAGAGCTCGCGTCAGCTGTACCTGGAGGCTGCCACACGTATCACGCCCGAACTGGCCGAACGCCGTGACGAGATGGATGCCGAGCTTGAGCGTGCGCAACGCCTCGGGTATGCCGTATCCAGTGGCGATGCCGAGGGACAATTGAGCTGTATCGCCGCGCCTGTACTGAACATGCGCAATGAGCCCATCGCCGCCATCAGCGCCGTCATCAGCCAGGACTGGCTGAATCCGCAGCAGGCACGCGCCTACTCCAAGCATCTGGTCCAGGCGGCGCGCCAGCTGTCCTCGCGCATCATCTGA
- a CDS encoding aldehyde dehydrogenase family protein → MQHHDNFYINGHWQTPFGRERMEVINPATGELCASVPRAGEQDVEAAIMAARQALPAWATTSAQERHDILMAAADEMQRRFDELRDVQVLTMGCPVQLAGALHVEGPIEGMRYYAERAFQMEEDERKGDVTLMREPIGVCSLINPWNYPLHQLIGKLAPALAAGCTVIAKPAEQTPLQDFIMAEIFEKVGLPAGVFNVVTGEGSEIGPVMSGHPQVDMVSFTGSTIAGSKVAESAAPTVKRVCQELGGKSPLLVTEDADLAAAVRLNVENIMANTGQTCDAFTRLLVPRSRLEEATRLAVEIANEQVVGDPNDPATTMGPLVSERQRERVLHLVQRAIDDGVELALGGVEPPEGLEKGCYVRPTIFTNVSNEMEIAREEIFGPVLCILPYDDVKQGIAIANDSVYGLSSAVYARDAEAALPIARCMQAGQCYLQGAEFSFDAPFGGYKRSGNGREWGDEGLAEYVEVKALLGAPAIA, encoded by the coding sequence ATGCAACATCACGACAACTTCTACATCAATGGCCACTGGCAGACACCCTTCGGGCGCGAGCGCATGGAGGTCATCAATCCGGCCACCGGCGAGCTGTGCGCCAGTGTGCCGCGCGCCGGTGAGCAGGATGTGGAGGCTGCCATCATGGCAGCACGTCAGGCGCTGCCTGCCTGGGCCACGACATCCGCGCAGGAACGCCACGATATCCTGATGGCGGCAGCGGATGAGATGCAGCGTCGCTTCGATGAGCTGCGCGACGTCCAGGTGCTCACCATGGGTTGCCCGGTACAACTGGCCGGCGCGCTGCACGTGGAAGGCCCCATCGAGGGAATGCGGTACTACGCCGAACGCGCCTTCCAGATGGAAGAGGACGAGCGCAAGGGCGATGTGACCCTGATGCGCGAGCCCATCGGCGTCTGCTCGCTGATCAATCCGTGGAACTATCCGCTGCATCAGTTGATCGGCAAGCTGGCCCCGGCGCTGGCGGCAGGCTGCACCGTGATCGCCAAGCCGGCGGAGCAGACTCCGCTGCAGGACTTCATCATGGCCGAGATCTTCGAGAAGGTCGGTCTGCCTGCAGGGGTCTTCAATGTGGTGACGGGCGAGGGCAGCGAGATCGGTCCGGTGATGTCCGGCCATCCGCAAGTGGATATGGTGTCCTTCACTGGCTCGACCATTGCCGGTAGCAAGGTCGCCGAGAGTGCCGCGCCCACCGTCAAGCGGGTCTGTCAGGAACTGGGCGGCAAGTCGCCGCTGCTGGTGACCGAAGATGCCGACCTGGCCGCGGCCGTGCGCTTGAATGTCGAGAACATCATGGCCAACACCGGCCAGACCTGCGACGCCTTCACTCGCTTGCTGGTGCCGCGTTCGCGACTGGAAGAGGCGACCCGCCTGGCGGTCGAGATCGCCAATGAGCAGGTGGTGGGTGACCCGAACGACCCGGCGACCACCATGGGGCCGCTGGTCTCCGAGCGTCAGCGCGAACGTGTCCTGCATCTGGTGCAGCGTGCCATCGATGACGGTGTCGAACTGGCGCTCGGTGGCGTCGAGCCGCCCGAAGGGCTTGAGAAGGGCTGCTATGTGCGTCCGACCATCTTCACCAATGTCAGCAATGAAATGGAGATCGCCCGTGAGGAGATCTTCGGGCCGGTGTTGTGCATCCTGCCCTACGACGACGTGAAGCAGGGGATCGCCATCGCCAATGACAGCGTCTATGGCCTGTCATCTGCGGTCTATGCGCGTGACGCCGAGGCAGCATTGCCCATCGCCCGCTGCATGCAGGCAGGACAATGCTATCTGCAAGGGGCAGAGTTCTCCTTCGATGCCCCCTTCGGTGGTTACAAGCGTTCCGGCAACGGCCGCGAATGGGGTGACGAAGGCCTGGCGGAATATGTCGAGGTCAAGGCACTGCTCGGGGCGCCGGCCATTGCCTGA
- a CDS encoding NAD(P)-dependent oxidoreductase, translated as MKVGFIGLGNVGGKLAGSLLRNGHDVTVRDLDPEAAKPFLAQGAKWADSSKELAEANDMVITCLPSPAACSAVMESDDGIIAGLCKGKIWLEMSTTDDGELRRIADKVLATGAKALEAPVSGGCHRAATGNISIFVGGDRDSFEQVLPVLTNLGRRVLHTGELGTASVLKVMTNYLATANLCAVAEALTVCKKAGMDMNTTYEAIKISSGNSFVHETESQVILNGSRNISFTMDLVLKDVGLFDTLARNLDVPLEISPMLMDIFRDGQERFGPREWSSNIIRRLEEAADVRVLGTGFPAELTDDEPEEVGYEVGVTGRS; from the coding sequence ATGAAAGTCGGATTCATCGGTCTCGGTAACGTGGGTGGCAAGCTGGCAGGTAGCCTGCTGCGCAATGGGCATGACGTCACCGTGCGTGACCTTGACCCGGAAGCCGCCAAGCCTTTCCTCGCGCAGGGTGCCAAGTGGGCGGATTCTTCCAAGGAACTCGCCGAAGCCAACGACATGGTCATCACCTGCCTGCCGTCTCCGGCTGCCTGCAGCGCCGTGATGGAAAGCGATGACGGCATCATTGCCGGTCTGTGCAAAGGCAAGATCTGGCTCGAGATGAGTACCACCGATGACGGCGAACTGCGTCGCATCGCCGACAAGGTGCTGGCCACCGGTGCCAAGGCACTGGAAGCCCCGGTCTCTGGCGGCTGCCACCGCGCCGCCACCGGCAACATCTCCATCTTCGTCGGCGGTGACCGCGATTCCTTCGAGCAGGTGCTGCCGGTGCTGACCAACCTGGGTCGCCGTGTCCTGCACACCGGGGAACTGGGCACCGCCTCGGTGCTCAAGGTGATGACCAACTACCTGGCCACCGCCAACCTGTGCGCCGTCGCCGAAGCCCTGACCGTCTGCAAGAAGGCCGGCATGGACATGAATACCACCTACGAGGCGATCAAGATTTCCTCGGGCAACTCCTTCGTCCACGAGACCGAGTCCCAGGTCATCCTGAACGGAAGCCGCAACATCAGCTTCACCATGGATCTGGTGCTCAAGGATGTCGGCCTGTTCGACACCCTGGCCAGGAACCTGGACGTGCCGCTGGAAATCTCCCCGATGCTGATGGACATCTTCCGCGATGGTCAGGAACGCTTCGGCCCGCGTGAGTGGTCATCCAACATCATCCGTCGTCTCGAGGAAGCCGCCGATGTCCGTGTGCTCGGCACCGGCTTCCCGGCAGAGCTGACCGATGACGAGCCGGAAGAAGTCGGCTACGAGGTCGGCGTTACCGGCCGCAGCTGA
- a CDS encoding LysR substrate-binding domain-containing protein, protein MPTPLPLQKLPPLSSLKGFEAAARLLSLRAAAEELNLTHPAIANQIQRLEESLEVKLFAREGRHVVLTAAGERFYPVVREALAGLVQGAESLRQMQHAQPLTIQVYVTTSIRWLAPRLSHFQAMHPEVELKLMTCSLGWEFDEANADVGIVFRDAPLADHLHWQPLFESRLFPVCSPQLLGDDARPVPADALKTLPLIGVYTEGWNWESYFEALSLGPCPTRNCIVVDTLAVALEMAARGEGVALVNGPFADDDLANGRLINPTGQVTTGRGEWGAVCHRELERDPRVATLLGWLASQSRSVPT, encoded by the coding sequence ATGCCAACCCCTCTGCCACTGCAGAAACTGCCGCCCTTGAGTTCGCTGAAAGGATTTGAAGCGGCTGCGCGTCTGCTGAGTCTCCGCGCGGCTGCCGAGGAGCTGAACCTGACGCATCCGGCCATCGCCAACCAGATTCAGCGTCTCGAAGAGAGTCTGGAGGTGAAACTGTTTGCCCGTGAAGGCCGTCATGTGGTGCTGACGGCGGCTGGCGAGCGTTTCTATCCGGTGGTGCGTGAAGCGCTGGCGGGTCTGGTGCAAGGCGCCGAGTCCCTGCGCCAGATGCAGCATGCCCAGCCGCTGACGATTCAGGTCTATGTGACGACCTCGATTCGCTGGTTGGCACCTCGCTTGTCGCATTTCCAGGCCATGCATCCTGAAGTCGAGCTCAAGCTGATGACGTGCAGTCTCGGCTGGGAGTTCGATGAGGCCAATGCCGATGTCGGTATCGTGTTCCGCGATGCGCCGCTGGCGGATCACCTCCACTGGCAGCCGTTGTTCGAGTCACGCCTCTTTCCGGTCTGCAGCCCCCAGCTGCTGGGCGACGATGCACGCCCGGTCCCCGCGGATGCCTTGAAGACGCTGCCGTTGATCGGGGTCTACACCGAGGGCTGGAATTGGGAGAGTTACTTCGAGGCATTGTCGCTAGGCCCTTGTCCTACCCGCAATTGCATCGTGGTCGACACCCTGGCCGTCGCCCTGGAGATGGCGGCGCGGGGGGAGGGCGTGGCATTGGTCAACGGGCCCTTTGCCGACGATGACCTGGCGAACGGTCGACTCATCAACCCGACCGGGCAGGTGACGACCGGGCGCGGTGAATGGGGTGCTGTCTGTCACCGCGAGCTGGAGCGGGATCCGCGCGTCGCGACCCTCCTTGGCTGGCTGGCGTCGCAGAGTCGCAGCGTGCCTACCTGA
- a CDS encoding M24 family metallopeptidase, producing MKMDLTAMGILAPTHALEDCEPTSEEIAQIQCDRLARVRQELARRDITAAVLFDPAHVRYATGSRNMQVYSSRNPARYVFVPAAGPVVLFEFSGCEHLASHLPTVDEIRPAKAISYYFNEKNTQAVTRAWADEIIDLVRQCGGGERIAIESATAEAAFMLEQRGYQVLDAQEPLEQARAFKVPNEIKMIRSSLRAVEEGVRKLEASIRPGVTENHVWSRLHQHIIETDADFIETRLMNSGPRTNPWFQECSDRIIQAGELVALDTDVVGRYGYYADFSRTFLCGTGEASAEQKSLYRMAYDQIQTNMENLKPGVSFKEYAERAWRIPPGYRARRYFALAHGVGMNGEYPYIVHREDIEDKGYDGILEPGMTLCVESYIGHESGGEGVKLEEQLYIRDDGQVELLSDYPFDERLLSQAV from the coding sequence ATGAAAATGGACCTGACGGCGATGGGCATCCTCGCTCCGACCCATGCACTGGAAGACTGCGAACCGACGTCGGAAGAGATTGCGCAGATCCAATGTGACCGACTCGCGCGTGTTCGCCAGGAGTTGGCCCGACGCGATATCACGGCGGCAGTCCTGTTCGACCCGGCACACGTCCGCTATGCCACCGGGTCCCGCAACATGCAGGTGTACAGTTCGCGCAATCCCGCTCGTTACGTATTCGTCCCCGCCGCAGGGCCGGTCGTGTTGTTCGAGTTCTCGGGGTGCGAACACCTGGCCAGCCATCTACCGACCGTGGACGAGATTCGCCCGGCCAAGGCGATTTCCTATTACTTCAACGAGAAGAATACACAAGCCGTCACCAGAGCCTGGGCGGATGAAATCATCGATCTGGTGCGTCAGTGCGGCGGAGGTGAGCGGATCGCCATCGAAAGCGCAACCGCGGAAGCCGCTTTCATGCTCGAGCAGCGAGGCTATCAGGTGCTGGATGCTCAGGAGCCTCTTGAGCAGGCGCGAGCCTTCAAGGTGCCCAACGAGATAAAGATGATTCGCTCCTCGCTGAGAGCGGTCGAGGAGGGAGTGCGCAAACTGGAGGCCTCCATACGGCCTGGGGTCACCGAGAATCACGTCTGGTCCCGGCTGCATCAGCACATCATCGAGACAGACGCCGACTTCATCGAGACCCGCCTCATGAATTCCGGGCCGCGCACCAATCCCTGGTTCCAGGAATGTTCCGACCGGATCATCCAGGCGGGAGAACTGGTCGCGCTGGATACCGACGTGGTCGGGCGTTACGGGTACTACGCGGATTTCTCGAGAACCTTCCTGTGTGGCACGGGTGAGGCCAGCGCCGAGCAGAAATCGCTCTATCGCATGGCGTATGACCAGATCCAGACCAACATGGAAAATCTCAAGCCGGGGGTCAGCTTCAAGGAATACGCCGAACGTGCCTGGCGCATCCCTCCCGGCTATCGCGCGCGTCGCTACTTTGCCCTGGCACATGGTGTCGGAATGAACGGTGAGTATCCCTACATCGTTCATCGCGAGGATATCGAGGACAAGGGTTACGACGGCATTCTCGAGCCTGGGATGACGCTATGCGTGGAGAGCTATATCGGACATGAGTCCGGCGGCGAAGGCGTCAAGCTCGAAGAGCAGCTGTACATTCGTGACGATGGTCAGGTGGAACTGTTGTCGGACTATCCCTTCGATGAGCGCCTGCTGAGCCAGGCCGTTTGA
- a CDS encoding HalD/BesD family halogenase: MNDLTSAMPPPLADAETVDLSALVDTERYPLHDPRSPALEATIAKAREDLEREGCAVLRGFLRPERLAQMQAETARLAECAFFNTREVNAYFTADDDRLPHQDPRRLFMTRTSGFVTRDMIPADSLMQRLYVSQAMKQLVSACLGRERVYEYADPFAGLVLNVLPEGTEQPWHYDTNEFIVTMMTQQPESGGQFEYCPGIRTPNDEHYAAVGEVIRGESREAVKTLSLNPGDLQLFKGRFSLHRVTRVSGEVPRLTAIFAYSETPGVVGRLERTRQLYGRVSEQHILAEARYVQRADGLLD; this comes from the coding sequence GTGAATGACCTGACTTCCGCGATGCCCCCGCCATTGGCCGATGCCGAGACCGTCGATCTCTCCGCGTTGGTCGATACCGAGCGTTACCCCCTGCATGACCCCCGATCTCCAGCGCTTGAGGCCACGATCGCCAAGGCGCGAGAAGATCTCGAGCGTGAGGGATGCGCCGTATTGAGAGGTTTTCTGCGTCCGGAGCGCCTGGCGCAGATGCAAGCGGAAACGGCTCGCCTCGCCGAGTGCGCGTTCTTCAACACTCGCGAGGTGAATGCCTATTTCACGGCCGATGACGACCGCTTGCCCCACCAGGATCCGCGTCGCCTGTTCATGACCCGCACCAGTGGCTTCGTGACGCGCGACATGATTCCTGCCGATAGCCTGATGCAGCGGCTGTACGTCTCGCAGGCCATGAAGCAACTGGTGTCGGCCTGTCTTGGGCGCGAGCGGGTGTACGAGTATGCCGACCCCTTTGCCGGGCTCGTGCTCAACGTGCTGCCAGAGGGCACCGAGCAACCCTGGCACTACGACACCAACGAATTCATCGTCACCATGATGACCCAACAGCCCGAGAGCGGTGGTCAGTTCGAGTATTGTCCCGGCATCCGCACCCCCAACGATGAGCATTACGCTGCCGTGGGCGAAGTGATCCGGGGAGAGTCGCGTGAAGCGGTGAAGACCCTGAGTCTCAACCCGGGGGATCTGCAGTTGTTCAAGGGGCGGTTCAGTCTGCACCGCGTCACGCGGGTCTCAGGTGAGGTGCCCCGACTGACGGCGATCTTCGCCTATTCCGAAACGCCGGGAGTGGTGGGGCGACTGGAACGCACGCGCCAGCTGTATGGGCGCGTCTCGGAGCAGCACATTCTGGCGGAAGCCCGATACGTCCAGCGCGCCGACGGTCTGCTCGACTGA
- a CDS encoding LysR substrate-binding domain-containing protein encodes MNAPRPLPSLDTDLLLAFVTVADSGSFTQASRHLHRTQSTVSLRISTLEERLGYRLLIRTSRHMELTDAGRTFLRYARRILQLQREAVAALGENDHPITLRLGLPEDYATTWLPQLLAQISERHPQIRPHIHCRMSTELLEQLDAGQLDLVIAVSHNQQRQGELLSREPVVWAAHQRFVLDPGAPLPLALFPEQCIYRERALSALTQAERSWRIDSTSQSPSGLRVIVNQGHAITVADRRSLPEDWYELGEDMGLPTLPTAEIELHRSPSLTHPIFDTCAEMIRDLLRDEAQT; translated from the coding sequence GTGAACGCGCCTCGCCCCTTGCCCTCGCTGGATACGGATCTGCTGCTGGCATTCGTGACCGTCGCCGACAGCGGGAGCTTCACTCAGGCGTCACGCCATCTGCACCGTACCCAGTCCACCGTCAGTCTGCGCATCAGCACCCTCGAGGAACGACTCGGCTACCGACTGCTGATACGCACCAGTCGGCATATGGAATTGACCGATGCCGGTCGAACCTTTCTGCGCTACGCACGCCGCATCCTGCAATTGCAACGTGAAGCCGTGGCTGCCCTCGGTGAAAACGACCACCCGATCACGTTGCGCCTCGGCTTGCCGGAGGACTACGCCACCACCTGGCTGCCGCAGCTACTGGCACAGATCAGTGAGCGTCATCCCCAGATCCGGCCACACATCCACTGCCGGATGTCCACGGAACTGCTGGAACAGCTCGATGCCGGTCAGCTGGATCTGGTCATCGCGGTCAGTCACAACCAACAACGCCAGGGGGAATTGCTGTCTCGCGAGCCTGTGGTGTGGGCGGCGCATCAACGCTTCGTGCTGGACCCCGGCGCTCCGCTGCCATTGGCACTGTTCCCTGAGCAATGCATCTATCGCGAACGGGCCTTGTCCGCCCTGACGCAGGCCGAACGCAGCTGGCGTATCGATTCCACCAGTCAGAGCCCCAGCGGCTTGAGAGTCATCGTCAATCAGGGCCATGCCATCACGGTGGCAGATCGACGTTCGTTGCCTGAAGACTGGTATGAACTGGGTGAGGACATGGGTCTGCCAACGCTGCCTACCGCGGAGATCGAACTTCATCGTTCCCCCAGCCTGACGCACCCGATATTCGATACCTGTGCGGAGATGATTCGCGACTTGTTGCGAGACGAGGCTCAGACCTGA
- a CDS encoding BCCT family transporter yields MFGASVRPLVFWPPFILLFASVLASLIDLDSFLAVTTNLNNQVLSKLGWLFSITALSMVVACLIAYLSPLGRTRIGGENATRLLSPWRWFSITLCTTLAVGIMFWSTAEPLYHLHSPPTSLDIAANSPEAARFALSTMFLHWSFTPYAIYTVPALIFALMHYNLGKPFSLGTLFVPLLGDRLIGRKGRVLDALALFALVCGMASSLGTGAMTLAGGIDRFLGTGSGPLMLGIVTLAIVLCFTASAASGLQKGIARLSAINAKAFFAFLIFVFAFGPTLTILGYGTEAAGEYFTNFMSKNLFTGAFDNDPWPQSWTIFYWANWMAWAPISALFLGKISRGYTVRQFMLINMVAPSLFSIIYVAVFSSTTIKLDMESGGALYGILSDSGAGSVIYALFDELPMSSLVGGIFLVIAFLSFVTAADSNTDAISQLCSSDSQEALAGNESEDRSKGRLMMKIIWGSTIGAVAWIMTSFVGIDGIKMLSNLGGVPALFIVIGATASLIRLVSIGTAKIGLEHTPSRSYSAEAHQRWQSSQSS; encoded by the coding sequence ATGTTCGGAGCATCCGTGCGTCCACTGGTCTTCTGGCCACCTTTCATTCTGCTGTTCGCCTCCGTATTGGCGAGCTTGATCGATCTGGACAGCTTTCTGGCTGTCACCACCAATCTCAACAACCAGGTACTCAGCAAGTTAGGCTGGTTGTTTTCCATCACGGCGCTCAGCATGGTGGTGGCCTGCCTCATCGCCTATCTTTCGCCACTGGGCCGTACCCGTATCGGCGGCGAGAACGCGACGCGACTGTTGTCCCCATGGCGTTGGTTCTCCATCACGTTATGCACCACGTTGGCCGTAGGCATCATGTTCTGGTCGACCGCAGAGCCGCTTTATCATCTTCACTCGCCGCCCACTTCGCTGGACATTGCCGCCAATAGCCCGGAAGCCGCGCGGTTCGCGCTCTCGACCATGTTCCTGCACTGGTCGTTCACGCCCTATGCGATCTACACCGTCCCTGCGCTGATCTTTGCCCTGATGCATTACAACCTCGGCAAGCCCTTCTCGCTCGGCACCCTGTTCGTGCCGCTGCTGGGAGACCGACTGATCGGTCGCAAGGGACGTGTGCTCGATGCACTCGCGCTCTTCGCCCTGGTCTGTGGCATGGCGTCGTCCCTCGGCACAGGGGCCATGACCCTGGCAGGCGGCATCGACCGCTTCCTCGGCACTGGCTCGGGTCCGCTGATGCTGGGCATCGTCACCCTCGCGATCGTACTGTGTTTCACCGCTTCAGCGGCCAGTGGTCTGCAGAAGGGCATCGCACGCCTGTCCGCCATCAACGCCAAGGCCTTCTTCGCCTTTCTCATCTTCGTGTTCGCCTTCGGTCCGACGCTGACCATCCTCGGCTACGGCACGGAAGCGGCTGGCGAGTACTTCACCAACTTCATGAGCAAGAATCTGTTCACCGGGGCCTTCGACAATGATCCCTGGCCACAGAGCTGGACCATCTTCTACTGGGCCAACTGGATGGCATGGGCACCGATTTCCGCCCTGTTCCTGGGCAAGATCTCGCGGGGCTATACCGTGCGGCAGTTCATGCTGATCAACATGGTGGCGCCCTCGCTCTTCTCGATCATCTATGTCGCGGTGTTCAGCAGCACCACGATCAAGCTGGATATGGAAAGTGGCGGCGCCCTGTATGGCATCCTCTCGGATTCCGGCGCGGGCTCGGTGATCTACGCACTCTTCGATGAGCTACCGATGAGCTCTCTGGTGGGGGGGATCTTCCTGGTCATCGCCTTCCTGTCCTTCGTGACAGCGGCCGACTCCAATACCGACGCCATCAGCCAACTCTGCAGCTCGGATAGCCAGGAGGCTCTGGCAGGCAACGAAAGCGAAGACCGCAGCAAGGGGCGACTGATGATGAAGATCATCTGGGGCTCGACCATCGGCGCCGTCGCCTGGATCATGACCTCCTTCGTCGGCATCGACGGCATCAAGATGCTCTCCAATCTCGGCGGCGTGCCGGCGCTGTTCATCGTCATCGGCGCGACTGCCTCGTTGATTCGACTGGTCTCCATCGGTACCGCCAAGATCGGCCTCGAGCACACGCCGTCACGCAGTTATTCGGCAGAAGCCCATCAGCGTTGGCAATCTTCCCAGTCCAGCTGA
- a CDS encoding BCCT family transporter: protein MFGSSVRPLVFWPPFILLMVAVAASLINLEGFLATTTTLNDWVLDKFGWLFSITALAMVVTCLVTYLSPLGRTRIGGENASRILTPWRWFSITLCTTLAVGIMFWSTAEPLYHLHTPPGSLDVAANTPEAARFALSTMFLHWSFTPYAIYTVPALLFALMHYNLGKPFSLGTLFVPLIGDRLIGRKGRALDALALFALVCGMASSLGTGAMTLAGGLDRFLGTGTGTMMLGLVTLAIVACFTASAASGLQKGIARLSAINAKAFFVFMAFVFLCGPTQTILGYGTEAAGEYFNNFMQKSLFTGAFDGDPWPKSWSIFYWANWMAWAPISALFLGKISRGYTVRQFMLINLVAPALFSITYVSVFASSTIEFDMQSGGALYQLLNDSGAGSVIYALFDELPMSGLVGIVFLIIAFLSFVTAADSNTEAISQLCSTDSQAAMAGDSDENTNDRLLMKIIWGCTIGAVAWIMTAFVGIDGIKMLSNLGGVPALFIVIVATASLLRLVSIGTAKIGLEHTPSRSYSPEAHQRWESTRKSSATSQ, encoded by the coding sequence ATGTTTGGTTCATCCGTCCGCCCACTCGTCTTCTGGCCACCGTTCATCCTGCTGATGGTTGCGGTGGCCGCGAGCCTCATCAATCTTGAAGGATTCCTCGCGACCACCACCACCCTGAATGACTGGGTGCTCGACAAGTTCGGTTGGCTGTTCTCGATCACGGCGCTTGCCATGGTGGTAACGTGCCTGGTGACATACCTTTCACCATTGGGACGCACGCGAATCGGCGGAGAAAATGCCAGTCGGATTCTGACGCCATGGCGCTGGTTCTCCATCACGCTGTGTACCACCCTGGCCGTTGGCATCATGTTCTGGTCAACCGCAGAACCGCTCTATCATCTGCATACTCCGCCAGGTTCACTGGATGTGGCTGCCAATACGCCTGAGGCTGCCAGATTCGCACTATCGACCATGTTCCTTCACTGGTCATTCACGCCGTATGCCATCTATACCGTCCCCGCCTTGCTGTTTGCCCTGATGCATTACAACCTGGGAAAACCCTTCTCTCTGGGGACGCTTTTCGTGCCATTGATCGGTGACAGGCTGATCGGTCGCAAGGGGCGTGCGCTGGATGCATTGGCGTTGTTTGCGCTGGTCTGCGGCATGGCATCTTCGCTGGGAACCGGTGCCATGACGCTTGCCGGCGGCCTGGATCGCTTCCTGGGCACCGGTACCGGCACCATGATGCTGGGTCTGGTGACTCTGGCCATCGTGGCCTGCTTTACCGCTTCCGCGGCCAGCGGTCTGCAGAAAGGCATCGCGCGTCTGTCCGCCATCAATGCCAAGGCCTTCTTCGTCTTCATGGCCTTTGTCTTCCTGTGTGGCCCGACCCAGACCATTCTCGGCTACGGCACGGAAGCGGCTGGCGAGTATTTCAACAATTTCATGCAGAAAAGCCTGTTCACCGGTGCCTTTGATGGTGATCCGTGGCCGAAGAGCTGGAGCATCTTCTACTGGGCCAACTGGATGGCATGGGCACCGATTTCCGCCCTGTTCCTCGGCAAGATCTCCCGTGGCTATACCGTGCGTCAGTTCATGCTGATCAACCTGGTCGCACCGGCCCTGTTCTCGATTACCTATGTCAGTGTCTTCGCAAGCTCCACCATCGAATTCGATATGCAGAGCGGCGGCGCGCTGTATCAATTGTTGAATGATTCAGGTGCCGGTTCCGTCATCTATGCCCTGTTCGATGAGCTTCCGATGAGCGGCCTGGTCGGCATCGTCTTCCTGATCATCGCCTTCCTGTCCTTCGTGACGGCGGCTGACTCCAATACCGAAGCGATCAGTCAGCTGTGCAGCACCGACAGTCAGGCTGCCATGGCCGGAGACAGCGATGAAAATACCAATGACCGCCTGCTCATGAAGATCATCTGGGGCTGCACCATCGGTGCCGTCGCCTGGATCATGACCGCATTCGTCGGGATCGATGGCATCAAGATGCTCTCCAACCTCGGCGGTGTCCCGGCGCTGTTCATCGTGATTGTCGCGACAGCCTCCCTGCTGCGCCTGGTGTCGATCGGTACCGCCAAGATCGGTCTCGAGCACACGCCTTCCCGCAGTTACTCCCCGGAGGCCCACCAACGCTGGGAGAGCACACGCAAATCGTCGGCAACCTCGCAGTAG